One genomic window of Methanosarcina acetivorans C2A includes the following:
- a CDS encoding symporter small accessory protein: protein MLGIEDPQIWLAYVFCVLSALGCMVYGALNWRGGEEEQVVKGGTPRTAVQDQ, encoded by the coding sequence ATGTTAGGAATTGAGGATCCACAGATCTGGCTTGCATATGTATTTTGCGTATTAAGCGCACTCGGATGCATGGTTTATGGAGCATTGAACTGGAGGGGCGGGGAAGAAGAACAGGTAGTCAAGGGCGGGACTCCGAGGACAGCAGTTCAGGACCAGTAA